In Carya illinoinensis cultivar Pawnee chromosome 7, C.illinoinensisPawnee_v1, whole genome shotgun sequence, the following are encoded in one genomic region:
- the LOC122317138 gene encoding NRR repressor homolog 3-like, producing the protein MELDASKKRKIYHDHEDEDEEQKIEKFFALIENIREARDRLVLNGSNAFISGTEKKKNQIIKVKAADHKQVAVWKPSFQREDFMERAPLFNCPPHVTFLGSAQRKEEAQKEITEEGLDLTLSL; encoded by the coding sequence ATGGAGCTGGATGCGAGCAAGAAGAGAAAGATCTACCATGATCACgaggatgaagatgaagaacaaaaaatagagaagttcTTTGCTCTTATAGAGAATATACGCGAGGCTCGTGACCGTTTGGTCTTGAATGGCTCGAATGCATTCATAAGCGGgacagagaaaaagaaaaaccagatCATCAAAGTCAAGGCGGCAGATCACAAGCAAGTTGCAGTTTGGAAACCCTCGTTCCAACGTGAAGACTTCATGGAAAGGGCACCTCTATTCAACTGCCCTCCTCATGTTACCTTTCTGGGTTCTGCTCAAAGGAAAGAAGAAGCTCAGAAAGAAATTACTGAAGAAGGCTTAGACCTAACGCTTTCTCTCTAG